From Elusimicrobiota bacterium, one genomic window encodes:
- the rpoC gene encoding DNA-directed RNA polymerase subunit beta': protein MGYLAVAEKKLSLGGKKKKKSDSLDFFDFDAIRLSMASPDQILSWSYGEVKKPETINYRTLKPERDGLFCERIFGPAHDYECACGKYRWVKFKGIVCDRCGVEVTEAKVRRERMGHIELAVPVSHIWFLKKTPSRIGIVLNMKTVDLERVIYYAMYIVLEDFVDSTGRTVYKACDLLSEEEVRKAKAEYKSKLKVDIGAGAIHTLLSRVKPKEEAAKILEDIQGVASEAERSRLIRRLRILQGFAESGNEPQWMILTQLPVIPPELRPLVPLEGGRFATSDLNDLYRRIINRNNRLKHIEALRAPEVMVFNEKRLLQEAVDALFENGARGRVVVGAGNRPLKSLSDILKGKQGRFRQNLLGKRVDYSGRSVIVVGPYLKLNQCGLPKEMALELFKPFIIRELMKTESLTLKAAKRMFEKVRPEIWDILEFVTKKHPVMLNRAPTLHRLGIQAFEPVLIEGKAIQLHPLTCAAFNADFDGDQMAVHVPLSQEAQLEAKVLMMASNNIMSPASGKPIAVPSHDMVLGINYLTKYKQGEKGEGMVFSDAGEVITAHQNFRVDLHARIKVRGITMDLTEVEGKGKKAEPVPVDQWKDSTTVGRVIFNQIIPRELGYLNAPQGKKELSKLVEKCYKQLGHYRTVLLLDDLKSIGFHYATAAGLSISISDMHIPTLKKEAILEARRKVKEIEKQAKNALITEAERYNKIIDIWTHVTDKISDVMFDEMKKEESEKFVAGRPRFNSVFLMADSGARGSRQQIRQLAGMRGLMAKPQKKLTGGVGEIIEQPVVSNFREGLTVLEYFISTHGGRKGLADTALKTADAGYLTRRLVDVAHDLVITEADCGTINGVRLGDLTAGDETIEPLDERVLGRVALEDIVVSGADAKGKPAENTLVKAGEHITAEIAVQIKEAGLDVVRARSVLTCESRQGVCAKCYGMNNSNGRMVEIGEAVGIIAAQSIGEPGTQLTLRTFHIGGTASRVTKRSHALTLKGGKVEFRNIRTVVNRDGENVCVSRTGALLVADRTTGAVEEHKSPYGARLKVKDGSSAEPRSLLAEWDPYTMPIIAEVEGHVRLMDVKEGVTLHEERNKITGIIERRIIEQETRRSDRSEGGSSKRLNPRVVIEKGGKDVTNYPLPTDTILTVEAGQEVRPGDVMAKIPQEVTKSKDITGGLPRVSELFEARRPKSSAVISEIEGIVSLGVGPKDQRMVSVRNEETDLVREYLIPQGKHLVVYEGDRVGVGEAITDGAINPHDILHVKGVKEVQEFLVNAIQEVYRLQGVNISDRHIECIVRQMLENVKIVNSGDTAFLKGEIVNRFTFADDNRQIKAKGGKEAQAEPVLLGITKASLASNSFVSAASFQETTRVLTEAATTSKIDYLRGLKENVIIGHMIPAGTGLAPQVKLQELLQSQAEAKP, encoded by the coding sequence ATGGGATATCTAGCGGTCGCGGAAAAGAAGCTGTCCTTGGGCGGCAAGAAGAAGAAGAAATCCGACAGCCTCGATTTCTTCGACTTTGACGCCATCCGTCTCTCCATGGCCTCCCCGGACCAGATCCTGTCCTGGTCCTACGGCGAGGTCAAGAAGCCCGAGACCATCAACTACCGGACGCTGAAGCCCGAGCGCGACGGCCTGTTCTGCGAGCGCATCTTCGGCCCGGCGCACGACTACGAGTGCGCCTGCGGCAAGTACCGCTGGGTCAAGTTCAAGGGCATCGTCTGCGACCGCTGCGGCGTCGAGGTGACCGAGGCCAAGGTGCGCCGCGAGCGCATGGGCCACATCGAGCTGGCCGTGCCGGTGTCCCACATCTGGTTCTTGAAGAAGACGCCTTCGCGCATCGGCATCGTCCTCAACATGAAGACGGTCGACCTCGAGCGGGTCATCTATTACGCCATGTACATCGTGCTGGAGGACTTCGTGGACTCCACCGGCCGCACCGTGTACAAGGCCTGCGACCTGCTCTCCGAGGAAGAGGTGCGCAAGGCCAAGGCCGAGTACAAGAGCAAGCTCAAGGTGGACATCGGCGCCGGGGCCATCCACACGCTCCTCTCCCGGGTCAAGCCCAAGGAGGAAGCGGCCAAGATCCTTGAAGACATCCAGGGCGTGGCCTCCGAGGCCGAGCGTTCGCGGCTGATCCGCCGTCTGCGCATCCTGCAGGGCTTCGCCGAGTCCGGCAACGAGCCGCAATGGATGATCCTCACCCAGCTGCCGGTCATCCCGCCCGAGCTGCGCCCCCTGGTCCCCCTGGAAGGCGGCCGCTTCGCCACCTCGGACCTCAACGACCTCTACCGCCGCATCATCAACCGCAACAACCGCCTCAAGCACATCGAGGCCCTGCGCGCGCCCGAGGTCATGGTCTTCAACGAGAAGCGCCTCCTGCAGGAGGCCGTCGACGCCCTCTTCGAGAACGGCGCCCGCGGCCGCGTGGTGGTCGGCGCGGGCAACCGGCCCTTGAAGTCGCTCTCCGACATCCTCAAGGGCAAGCAGGGCCGCTTCCGGCAGAACCTGCTGGGCAAGCGCGTGGACTACTCCGGCCGCTCCGTCATCGTGGTCGGCCCCTACCTCAAGCTCAACCAGTGCGGGCTGCCCAAGGAGATGGCCCTCGAGCTTTTCAAGCCCTTCATCATCCGCGAGCTCATGAAGACCGAGAGCCTCACCCTCAAGGCCGCCAAGCGCATGTTCGAGAAGGTGCGCCCGGAGATCTGGGACATCCTGGAGTTCGTGACCAAGAAGCACCCGGTCATGCTCAACCGCGCCCCGACCCTGCACCGGCTGGGCATCCAGGCCTTCGAGCCCGTGCTCATCGAGGGCAAGGCCATCCAGCTGCATCCCCTGACCTGCGCGGCCTTCAACGCCGACTTCGACGGCGACCAGATGGCCGTGCACGTGCCGCTCTCCCAGGAGGCCCAGCTCGAGGCCAAGGTCCTCATGATGGCCTCCAACAACATCATGTCCCCCGCCTCCGGCAAGCCCATCGCGGTGCCGTCCCATGACATGGTCCTGGGGATCAATTATCTCACCAAATACAAGCAAGGCGAGAAAGGGGAAGGGATGGTCTTCTCCGACGCCGGCGAGGTGATCACCGCCCACCAGAACTTCCGGGTCGACCTGCACGCCCGCATCAAGGTGCGCGGCATCACCATGGACCTCACCGAGGTCGAAGGCAAGGGCAAGAAGGCCGAGCCCGTGCCCGTCGACCAATGGAAGGACTCGACCACGGTCGGACGCGTGATCTTCAACCAGATCATCCCCCGGGAGCTGGGCTACCTCAACGCCCCGCAGGGCAAGAAGGAGCTCTCCAAGCTGGTGGAAAAGTGCTACAAGCAGCTGGGGCACTACCGCACCGTCCTGCTCCTCGACGACCTCAAGAGCATCGGCTTCCACTACGCCACCGCCGCCGGCCTGTCCATCTCCATCTCGGACATGCACATCCCGACGCTCAAGAAGGAGGCCATCCTGGAGGCCCGCCGCAAGGTCAAGGAGATCGAGAAGCAGGCCAAGAACGCCCTCATCACCGAGGCCGAGCGCTACAACAAGATCATCGACATCTGGACCCATGTCACGGACAAGATCTCGGACGTCATGTTCGACGAGATGAAGAAGGAGGAGTCCGAGAAGTTCGTCGCCGGCCGGCCGCGCTTCAACTCCGTCTTCCTCATGGCCGACTCCGGCGCCCGCGGCAGCCGCCAGCAGATCCGGCAGCTGGCCGGCATGCGCGGCCTCATGGCCAAGCCCCAGAAGAAGCTCACCGGCGGCGTGGGCGAGATCATCGAGCAGCCCGTCGTCTCCAACTTCCGCGAGGGCCTCACGGTGCTGGAGTACTTCATCTCCACGCACGGCGGCCGCAAGGGCCTGGCCGACACCGCCTTGAAGACGGCGGACGCCGGCTATCTCACCCGGCGGCTGGTCGACGTGGCCCACGACCTGGTCATCACCGAGGCCGACTGCGGCACCATCAACGGCGTGCGCCTGGGCGACCTCACCGCCGGCGACGAGACCATCGAGCCGCTCGACGAGCGGGTCCTGGGCCGGGTGGCCCTGGAGGACATCGTGGTCTCCGGCGCCGACGCCAAGGGCAAGCCGGCCGAGAATACCCTGGTCAAGGCGGGCGAGCACATCACCGCCGAGATCGCGGTCCAGATCAAGGAGGCGGGCCTGGACGTCGTGCGCGCCCGCTCCGTGCTGACCTGCGAGAGCCGCCAGGGCGTCTGCGCCAAGTGCTACGGCATGAACAATTCCAACGGCCGCATGGTCGAGATCGGCGAGGCCGTAGGCATCATCGCGGCCCAGTCCATCGGCGAGCCGGGCACGCAGCTGACCCTGCGCACCTTCCACATCGGCGGCACGGCCTCGCGCGTGACCAAGCGTTCGCATGCCCTGACGCTCAAGGGCGGCAAGGTGGAGTTCCGCAACATCCGGACCGTGGTCAATCGCGACGGCGAGAACGTCTGCGTCTCGCGCACCGGCGCGCTCCTGGTCGCCGACCGCACCACCGGCGCCGTCGAGGAGCACAAGTCTCCTTACGGCGCGCGCCTGAAGGTCAAGGACGGCTCTTCGGCTGAGCCGCGCTCCTTGCTGGCGGAGTGGGATCCCTACACCATGCCGATCATCGCCGAGGTCGAAGGGCACGTGCGGCTCATGGACGTCAAGGAAGGCGTCACCTTGCACGAGGAGCGCAACAAGATCACCGGCATCATCGAGCGCCGCATCATCGAGCAGGAGACCCGGCGCTCGGACCGCAGCGAGGGCGGCAGCTCCAAGCGCCTCAACCCGCGGGTCGTCATCGAGAAGGGCGGCAAGGACGTGACCAACTACCCTCTGCCCACGGACACCATCCTCACGGTGGAGGCCGGACAAGAGGTGCGCCCGGGCGACGTCATGGCCAAGATCCCGCAAGAGGTCACCAAGTCCAAGGACATCACGGGCGGCCTGCCCCGCGTCTCCGAGCTCTTCGAAGCCCGGCGGCCCAAGAGCTCGGCCGTCATCTCCGAGATCGAAGGCATCGTGTCGTTGGGCGTCGGACCCAAGGACCAGCGCATGGTCTCGGTGCGCAACGAGGAGACCGACCTGGTGCGCGAATACCTCATCCCACAGGGCAAGCATCTGGTGGTCTACGAGGGCGACCGGGTCGGCGTGGGTGAGGCCATCACGGACGGGGCCATCAACCCCCACGATATCCTGCACGTCAAGGGCGTCAAGGAGGTGCAGGAATTCCTGGTCAACGCCATCCAGGAGGTCTACCGCCTGCAGGGCGTGAACATCTCCGACCGGCATATCGAGTGCATCGTGCGCCAGATGCTGGAGAACGTCAAGATCGTCAACTCCGGCGACACGGCGTTCCTCAAGGGCGAGATCGTCAACCGGTTCACCTTCGCCGACGATAACCGGCAGATCAAAGCCAAGGGCGGCAAGGAGGCCCAGGCCGAGCCGGTGCTCTTGGGCATCACCAAGGCGTCGCTGGCCTCGAACTCCTTCGTCTCCGCGGCGAGCTTCCAGGAGACGACCCGCGTCTTGACCGAAGCCGCCACCACCTCCAAGATCGACTACCTCCGGGGCCTGAAAGAGAACGTCATCATCGGCCACATGATCCCGGCGGGGACGGGCTTGGCGCCGCAAGTGAAGCTCCAGGAGCTGTTGCAGTCCCAGGCCGAGGCCAAGCCGTAA
- the fusA gene encoding elongation factor G: MNRKFPLEKVRNIGIIAHIDAGKTTTTERILYYTGRIHKIGEVHDGATTTDWMPQERERGITITAAATYCQWRDCGINIIDTPGHVDFTAEVERSLRVLDGAVVCFDGVQGVEPQSETVWRQADKYKVPRIAYINKMDRTGADFTMSFNSIRKLLGANACAIQLPIGAESKFSGVIDLIEMKALVWHGEELGAKWDVTEIPAALKAKAKQWHEKMIEQIVEFDEHAMDKYIHGKHGSHDFPAADLRRILRKGVLQSKIFPVLAASSYKNKGVQPMLDAVCDFLPSPLDKPTVMGLDPRTDEPVERKASDAEPFSALMFKIQTDPFVGKLAFFRVYSGKLKTGDMVYFANKRASERVGRLLRMHANHREEIKEVRAGEIAATVAMKNSAVGMTLCDEDHPIIFEQITFPEPVISVAIEPKSKADEEKMAVALGRLAEEDQTFRMRTDIDTGQTIISGMGELHLDIIVDRMKREFNVAGNVGMPQVAYKETVRKKITEEGKFIRQTGGHGQYGHCVLQIEPNPVGKGFEFVNDVKQGRIPREYIPAVEKGVREALPGGALAGFPIVDVKVTLLDGSYHDVDSSEMAFKIAGGMALRAGCKRANPTILEPIMKFEVVTPQEYMGNVIGDLNSRRAHILEMGDRAHLKFVRATVPLSELFGYATVVRSISQGRASFTMEPSHYDEVPSSVKKAIVEKNVKK; the protein is encoded by the coding sequence ATGAACCGGAAATTCCCGCTCGAGAAAGTGCGCAACATCGGCATCATCGCGCACATCGACGCGGGCAAGACCACCACGACGGAGCGCATCCTCTATTACACGGGGCGCATCCATAAGATCGGGGAGGTCCACGACGGGGCGACCACTACGGACTGGATGCCCCAGGAGCGCGAGCGCGGCATCACCATCACCGCGGCCGCCACCTACTGCCAATGGCGGGACTGCGGCATCAACATCATCGATACCCCGGGCCATGTGGACTTCACGGCCGAGGTGGAGCGTTCCCTGCGCGTGCTGGACGGCGCCGTGGTGTGCTTCGACGGCGTGCAAGGCGTCGAGCCCCAATCCGAGACGGTCTGGCGGCAGGCCGACAAGTACAAGGTCCCGCGCATCGCCTACATCAACAAGATGGACCGCACCGGCGCGGACTTCACGATGTCCTTCAACTCCATCCGCAAACTGCTCGGGGCCAACGCCTGCGCCATCCAGCTCCCCATCGGCGCCGAGTCCAAGTTCTCCGGGGTCATCGACCTCATCGAGATGAAGGCCCTGGTCTGGCACGGCGAGGAGCTGGGCGCCAAGTGGGACGTCACCGAGATCCCGGCCGCGCTCAAGGCCAAGGCCAAGCAGTGGCATGAGAAGATGATCGAGCAGATCGTGGAGTTCGACGAGCACGCCATGGATAAGTACATCCACGGCAAGCACGGCAGCCACGATTTCCCTGCCGCCGACCTGCGCCGCATCCTGCGCAAGGGCGTGCTGCAGTCCAAGATCTTCCCGGTCCTGGCCGCTTCCTCCTATAAGAACAAGGGCGTGCAGCCCATGCTCGACGCCGTCTGCGACTTCCTGCCCTCCCCGCTGGACAAGCCGACGGTCATGGGCCTCGACCCGCGCACGGACGAGCCGGTCGAGCGGAAGGCCTCGGATGCGGAGCCTTTCTCGGCCCTGATGTTCAAGATCCAGACCGACCCCTTCGTGGGCAAGCTGGCCTTCTTCCGGGTCTATTCCGGCAAGCTCAAGACCGGCGACATGGTCTACTTCGCCAACAAGCGGGCCTCGGAGCGCGTGGGGCGCTTGCTGCGCATGCACGCCAACCACCGCGAGGAGATCAAGGAGGTCCGCGCCGGCGAGATCGCGGCCACGGTGGCCATGAAGAACTCCGCCGTGGGCATGACCCTTTGCGATGAGGACCACCCCATCATCTTCGAGCAGATCACCTTCCCGGAGCCGGTCATCTCGGTCGCCATCGAGCCCAAGAGCAAGGCGGACGAGGAGAAGATGGCCGTGGCCCTGGGCCGCTTGGCCGAAGAGGACCAGACTTTCCGCATGCGGACCGACATCGATACCGGCCAGACCATCATCTCCGGCATGGGCGAGCTGCACCTCGACATCATCGTGGACCGCATGAAGCGCGAGTTCAACGTGGCCGGCAACGTGGGCATGCCTCAGGTGGCCTACAAGGAGACGGTGCGCAAGAAGATCACCGAGGAAGGCAAGTTCATCCGGCAGACCGGCGGGCACGGCCAGTACGGGCACTGCGTCCTGCAGATCGAGCCCAACCCGGTCGGCAAGGGCTTCGAGTTCGTCAACGACGTCAAGCAGGGGCGCATCCCGCGGGAATACATCCCGGCCGTGGAGAAGGGCGTGCGCGAGGCCTTGCCGGGCGGCGCCCTGGCGGGCTTCCCCATCGTGGACGTGAAGGTGACGCTGCTGGACGGCTCCTATCATGACGTGGATTCCTCCGAGATGGCGTTCAAGATCGCGGGCGGCATGGCGCTGCGCGCGGGCTGCAAGAGGGCCAACCCCACCATCCTCGAGCCCATCATGAAGTTCGAGGTGGTCACCCCCCAGGAGTACATGGGCAACGTCATCGGCGACCTCAATTCCCGCCGCGCCCATATCCTGGAGATGGGAGACCGGGCGCATTTGAAGTTCGTCAGGGCCACGGTGCCGCTGTCCGAGCTGTTCGGCTACGCGACCGTGGTCCGCTCCATCTCGCAGGGGCGGGCGTCCTTCACGATGGAGCCCAGCCATTACGACGAGGTCCCCAGCAGCGTGAAGAAGGCGATCGTGGAGAAGAACGTCAAGAAATAA
- the rpsG gene encoding 30S ribosomal protein S7, with protein sequence MPRKGLRPRDRRGLPPADFKYNSVLVSRLINKLNYRGQKHAAEHIMYGAMDIMAERTKEDALNVLTKAIENVRPLLEVKARRVGGATYQVPIEVNPTRSSTLAMRWILDAARAKSGKPMAVRLAEELLAAAKKEGVAFKKREDTHKMAESNRAFAHYRW encoded by the coding sequence ATGCCTAGAAAAGGACTCAGACCGCGAGACCGCCGGGGCCTGCCCCCCGCGGACTTCAAGTACAATTCCGTGCTGGTCTCCCGGCTCATCAACAAGCTCAACTACCGGGGACAGAAGCACGCCGCCGAGCACATCATGTACGGCGCCATGGACATCATGGCCGAGCGCACCAAGGAAGACGCCTTGAACGTGCTGACCAAGGCCATCGAGAACGTGCGGCCGCTGCTGGAGGTCAAGGCCCGGCGCGTCGGCGGCGCGACCTACCAGGTCCCCATCGAAGTCAACCCGACGCGGTCCTCGACCTTGGCGATGCGCTGGATCCTCGACGCGGCCCGCGCCAAGTCGGGCAAGCCCATGGCCGTGCGGCTCGCCGAGGAGCTCCTGGCCGCGGCCAAGAAGGAAGGCGTGGCGTTCAAAAAGCGGGAGGACACCCACAAGATGGCGGAGTCCAACCGCGCCTTCGCCCATTACCGGTGGTAG
- the rpsL gene encoding 30S ribosomal protein S12 gives MPTINQLIRIGRSKNRTHPKAPALMGCPQRRGVCTQVKTTTPKKPNSALRKIARIKLTNGIEVTGYIPGVGHNLQEHSIVMIRGGRVKDLPGVRYHIIRGVLDTAGVEGRRQGRSLYGAKRPKEAAKA, from the coding sequence ATGCCGACCATCAACCAACTCATCCGCATCGGGCGCAGCAAGAACCGCACTCATCCCAAGGCGCCCGCCCTCATGGGCTGCCCGCAGAGGCGCGGGGTGTGCACGCAGGTGAAGACCACCACCCCCAAGAAGCCGAATTCGGCCCTGCGCAAGATCGCCCGCATCAAGCTGACCAACGGCATCGAGGTCACGGGCTACATCCCGGGCGTCGGCCACAACCTGCAGGAGCACTCCATCGTGATGATCCGCGGGGGCCGCGTCAAGGACCTGCCCGGCGTGCGCTACCACATCATCCGGGGCGTGCTCGACACGGCCGGAGTCGAAGGCCGCCGGCAAGGCCGCTCCCTCTACGGCGCCAAGCGGCCCAAAGAAGCGGCCAAGGCTTAA